One window from the genome of Myxococcales bacterium encodes:
- a CDS encoding serine/threonine protein kinase, which translates to MTVDEKKTQLGMPNAAGPGASGDASSGRAAAAAAAQAAVHSYLPGVAVDDPLLGQTLVGKYYVEKKLGEGGMGAVYLCQHVLLEKAVALKVLHGEFARKPELVQRFMQEARAASKIRHENVIDISDFGATSDGIVFFAMELLSGHDLHHEVGRAKVDGTYLPWDRSLSIFLQVCSALAAAHKQGIVHRDLKPENIYVVERNGRNDWVKLLDFGIAKLTELGEGEKKLTRTGMLFGTPEYMAPEQARGEQIDHRVDVYAMGCILHQLVTSRVPFESDNYMGVLTQHLTSPPPPVSPAALAGSGAPPAIAGVIAKALAKDRDQRYSTIVELAQAVRAAAGLAPEDEHGTMFHSSTGMTGVGGGPSGGYHGARPATAVEPRGGEGRVGQKSKLPLVVAVAVALIAVAAIAFMALSPEAPQDAAVGPALPPTPAAAADVAPVATQPPPVVAPSVAPDAALAPISDAAPSTVPDATPVAVPPSTPKKPPGKPNKPKPTPASDDGLIELKQAPLTDSPPASAP; encoded by the coding sequence CGTTGCCGTTGACGATCCGCTGCTCGGGCAAACGCTGGTCGGCAAATATTACGTCGAGAAAAAACTCGGCGAAGGCGGCATGGGCGCGGTCTACCTCTGCCAACACGTGCTCCTCGAAAAAGCGGTGGCGCTTAAGGTGCTCCACGGCGAGTTTGCGCGCAAGCCTGAGCTGGTGCAGCGCTTCATGCAAGAGGCGCGCGCCGCTTCGAAAATCCGCCACGAAAACGTCATCGACATCTCGGACTTCGGCGCGACGTCCGACGGCATCGTGTTTTTTGCCATGGAGCTCTTGTCGGGCCACGACCTGCATCATGAGGTTGGGCGCGCCAAGGTCGACGGCACCTATCTGCCGTGGGATCGCTCGCTTTCGATCTTTTTGCAAGTTTGCTCGGCGTTGGCGGCGGCGCACAAACAAGGGATTGTGCATCGCGATCTCAAACCCGAAAATATTTATGTCGTTGAGCGCAACGGGCGCAACGATTGGGTCAAGCTGCTCGATTTTGGCATCGCCAAGCTGACCGAGCTCGGCGAGGGCGAGAAAAAACTTACGCGCACCGGCATGCTGTTTGGCACGCCGGAGTACATGGCGCCCGAGCAGGCGCGCGGCGAGCAAATCGATCATCGCGTCGACGTCTACGCGATGGGTTGCATCTTGCACCAGCTGGTAACCTCGCGGGTGCCGTTTGAATCTGACAATTACATGGGCGTGTTAACGCAGCACCTAACCTCACCGCCACCGCCCGTCTCGCCGGCCGCGCTTGCCGGCTCGGGCGCGCCACCGGCCATCGCTGGCGTCATCGCCAAGGCGCTCGCAAAAGACCGCGATCAGCGGTATTCGACGATCGTCGAATTGGCGCAGGCGGTACGCGCGGCGGCGGGACTGGCTCCAGAAGATGAGCATGGCACCATGTTTCATTCGTCGACTGGCATGACAGGAGTCGGCGGTGGACCGTCCGGCGGTTATCACGGCGCGCGCCCGGCGACGGCGGTAGAGCCGAGAGGCGGCGAGGGCAGGGTGGGCCAAAAATCCAAGTTGCCCTTGGTGGTCGCGGTTGCGGTGGCGCTGATCGCCGTCGCCGCGATCGCGTTTATGGCGTTATCGCCTGAGGCGCCGCAAGACGCCGCCGTTGGACCCGCGTTGCCGCCAACGCCGGCAGCTGCGGCTGATGTGGCACCTGTGGCAACTCAACCACCGCCCGTCGTGGCGCCGTCCGTGGCGCCGGATGCGGCGCTCGCGCCAATTTCCGATGCCGCGCCGAGTACCGTCCCAGATGCCACGCCAGTAGCAGTGCCTCCTAGCACGCCGAAAAAGCCACCGGGCAAACCGAACAAGCCAAAACCGACGCCGGCTTCCGACGACGGCTTGATTGAGCTTAAGCAGGCGCCGTTGACGGATTCGCCGCCTGCGTCCGCGCCGTAG